One Triticum dicoccoides isolate Atlit2015 ecotype Zavitan chromosome 5B, WEW_v2.0, whole genome shotgun sequence genomic window carries:
- the LOC119311928 gene encoding transcription factor HHO5-like, whose protein sequence is MGLDVGEIGMPLDLGLDLKLFVAKTAGRLAKEAPAVDACIRGLEEERRKIEVFRRELPLCARLLADVIEFMKEEAAKRSERRDADDNDKRKWMSTAQLWVDTRATDAADPVKEQKKESSLSKPMLLGGAIGAPMAVSCRAMPPPAAPQYFGRDDKIVGSQGLLALPMISPAANRQFSPPADDRHQAFAAKFAAPMPPPGPGLQTHDQQSRKTRRCWSPELHRHFVAALHQLGGPQVATPKQIREVMKVDGLTNDEVKSHLQKYRLHNQRSPSSSSASHPIMLVGDLWAHQEQSSSQSRSPEGPLQLSVSGVAVSALTVSDSSEEDDRSVGYSRR, encoded by the exons ATGGGGCTGGACGTCGGCGAGATCGGGATGCCCCTCGACCTGGGCCTCGACCTCAAGCTCTTCGTCGCCAAGACCGCCGGCCGGCTCGCGAAGGAGGCGCCCGCCGTCGACGCCTGCATCCGCGGCCTCGAGGAGGAGCGCCGCAAGATCGAGGTCTTCCGCCGCGAGCTGCCGCTCTGCGCCCGCCTCCTCGCCGACG TGATCGAATTCAtgaaggaggaggcggccaagaggagcgAGCGCCGCGACGCCGACGACAACGACAAGCGGAAATGGATGAGCACGGCGCAGCTCTGGGTCGACACCCGCGCCACCGACGCCGCCGATCCCGTC AAGGAGCAGAAGAAGGAGAGCTCGCTGTCCAAGCCGATGCTGCTCGGCGGTGCCATCGGTGCGCCGATGGCAGTCAGCTGCCGTGCAATGCCGCCGCCGGCGGCTCCCCAGTATTTCGGCAGGGACGACAAGATTGTTGGCTCACAAGGCCTGCTTGCTCTGCCCATGATTTCTCCGGCTGCGAACAGGCAGTTTTCTCCCCCTGCCGACGACCGTCATCAGGCCTTCGCCGCAAAATTTGCTGCCCCCATGCCACCTCCGGGGCCTGGCTTGCAGACTCATGACCAGCAGTCGAGGAAGACAAGGCGTTGCTGGTCGCCGGAGCTTCACCGGCACTTTGTTGCCGCCTTGCACCAACTCGGTGGCCCTCAAG TTGCTACTCCAAAGCAAATCAGGGAGGTGATGAAAGTTGATGGCCTCACCAACGATGAAGTGAAAAGCCACCTCCAG AAATACCGTCTGCACAACCAGAGGTCCCCGAGCTCTTCTTCAGCCAGCCATCCGATTATGCTGGTGGGAGATCTCTGGGCTCATCAGGAGCAAAGCAGCTCGCAGTCCCGGTCCCCTGAAGGCCCCCTTCAGCTCTCTGTTTCAGGGGTGGCCGTCTCGGCACTCACCGTCAGCGACAGTTCCGAGGAAGATGACAGGTCGGTAGGCTATAGCCGGAGGTGA